A single genomic interval of Armatimonadota bacterium harbors:
- a CDS encoding type IV pilus twitching motility protein PilT — protein MDIADLLILAPQMGASDLHLTVDAPPSLRIHGHIKPIDGAPILTRDTIRAMLYDVLTDQQKARFEEHHELDFAVEMANVGRFRVNAFVTRNGEGAVFRTIPTKIRSFAELGLPEIVRTLSRCDKGLVLVTGPTGSGKSTTLATMVDMINEERKDHILTIEDPIEFVHSHKGCIVNQREVGPHTDSFANALRSALREDPDVILIGEMRDLETIAMAITAAETGHLVFGTLHTMGAPQTVDRVIDVFPTDQQAQIRAQFAEAIRGVISQILVPSNDGKGRAAAMEIMVATPAIRNLIREGKTFQMHSVIETSTRDGMCTLDQSLKSLVMSGTITKEDALHKAFDPDAFEVPDEGDGHEDAFSFGSPRPGTAQQNGGSATPGKQPTWGKPINY, from the coding sequence ATGGACATCGCAGACCTACTCATCCTGGCCCCGCAAATGGGCGCGTCCGACCTCCACTTGACGGTCGATGCCCCCCCCTCACTGCGCATTCACGGCCACATCAAACCAATCGACGGCGCCCCGATTCTCACCCGCGACACGATACGAGCGATGCTTTACGACGTCCTCACCGACCAGCAGAAGGCACGGTTCGAGGAGCATCACGAGCTCGACTTCGCCGTGGAAATGGCCAACGTCGGGCGATTCCGCGTCAACGCTTTTGTCACCCGAAACGGCGAAGGCGCCGTGTTCCGCACGATTCCAACAAAGATCAGGTCGTTCGCCGAGCTGGGGCTTCCCGAGATCGTCCGCACCTTGTCAAGATGCGACAAGGGCCTCGTCCTCGTCACCGGACCCACCGGCAGCGGAAAATCCACCACGCTGGCGACCATGGTCGACATGATCAACGAGGAACGCAAAGATCACATCCTCACTATCGAGGACCCGATCGAATTCGTGCACTCACACAAGGGCTGTATCGTCAACCAGCGGGAGGTGGGGCCGCACACGGACAGTTTTGCGAACGCATTACGCTCCGCACTCCGCGAAGACCCCGATGTGATTCTCATCGGCGAAATGCGCGACCTCGAGACGATCGCCATGGCGATTACCGCCGCTGAAACGGGGCACCTTGTGTTCGGTACCTTGCACACAATGGGCGCGCCCCAGACGGTTGACCGCGTCATCGACGTCTTTCCTACCGACCAGCAGGCGCAGATCCGTGCGCAGTTCGCAGAAGCCATCCGCGGCGTCATTTCCCAGATTCTGGTGCCCTCGAACGATGGCAAGGGGCGCGCGGCGGCGATGGAGATCATGGTCGCAACGCCCGCCATACGAAACCTCATCCGCGAGGGCAAAACCTTCCAGATGCACAGCGTCATCGAAACGAGCACCCGCGACGGTATGTGTACGCTCGACCAGAGCCTCAAGTCCCTGGTAATGAGCGGGACAATCACGAAGGAAGACGCCCTTCACAAGGCATTTGATCCGGACGCCTTCGAAGTGCCGGATGAAGGCGACGGTCACGAAGACGCATTCTCGTTCGGTTCACCCCGGCCGGGTACGGCGCAGCAAAACGGCGGATCAGCGACACCCGGGAAGCAACCAACCTGGGGCAAGCCCATCAACTACTGA
- a CDS encoding tail fiber domain-containing protein produces the protein MRHGSIRVLAVVSAILGYAVAASADPPRAIPFQAVLKTAVGVPVTNASQPITVALYAVATGGTAVYSEAKTVSVTGGLLATTIGDGDPVAFAAIPFNVPYYVGVKVGTDPEMTPRVQLSAVPYANYAASVAPGALNGASWTLSGNSGTDPATQFIGTIDNQPLVLKSNGFQAMRLTYAENATGQYRGANVLGGSQVNSIANVVGATISGGGMDSVAGTDLPNSVTGEFGTVGGGYGNTSGQAAFVGGGLGNTASGVGSAISGGSANTASNFYTAVGGGQSNQAPQQYTTVAGGRGNKAQGDFSTIGGGRDNTTGTYESVVSGGRANQATGGNAAVGGGYANIASGSSAVIPGGDFNAATGAFSFAAGLRAKSNHDGTFVWGDNTAADFTSTGVNQFLIRAGGGVGINTNAPLSMLDVLGDSRISGAGNGLIFPDGTKQTTAAAGGGSGWSLTGNAGTNPGSNFIGTTDNQPFTARVNNSRSLFMQYVQVPDSTYQITSVNIANGYGLNAITPGVAGATIAGGGIRYTNTVNSSYVDNVNTITDHYGTIGGGSGNTVGNGNADLNDARGSTIAGGVGNQATKRFTTVGGGTANFATGDYDTVAGGWNSQATGGAGFIGGGWNHRMSGQWAVIGGGYTNSASGAESTVPGGANNTAAGIYSFAAGNHAKANHDGAFVWGDSGFADFASTNVNQFLIRASGGVGIGTNAPGYPLDVQGDINARGNVRANGVVLSSDSRYKTNVRTLDNALGAVLNLRGVSFDWNRAKWPEHGFADGPQVGFIAQEVEKVLPELVSADAQGYKSVAYANIVPITVEAIKAQQREIQEKDARIAVLEAKAARVDELEARLTRLEQLLNAKPGPSR, from the coding sequence ATGCGCCACGGATCCATTCGCGTTCTGGCGGTTGTCTCCGCCATCCTCGGTTATGCCGTTGCCGCTTCCGCCGACCCCCCTCGCGCCATTCCGTTCCAGGCAGTACTGAAAACCGCTGTCGGCGTACCTGTCACCAACGCCTCTCAGCCGATCACTGTCGCCCTTTACGCGGTCGCCACGGGCGGTACCGCGGTCTATTCGGAAGCGAAGACCGTCTCCGTAACGGGCGGCCTGCTTGCCACCACCATCGGCGACGGCGATCCCGTCGCTTTCGCTGCGATCCCATTCAACGTGCCATATTACGTAGGCGTCAAGGTTGGAACGGATCCCGAAATGACGCCACGCGTGCAGTTATCAGCCGTGCCGTACGCCAACTATGCCGCGAGTGTGGCTCCGGGCGCCCTCAACGGGGCTTCCTGGACCCTTAGCGGCAATTCCGGCACTGATCCCGCAACCCAGTTCATCGGCACCATTGACAACCAGCCGCTCGTCTTGAAATCCAATGGCTTCCAGGCGATGCGGCTTACGTACGCCGAGAACGCAACCGGCCAATATCGCGGCGCAAACGTCCTCGGCGGGTCCCAGGTCAACTCCATCGCGAACGTGGTTGGAGCTACGATTTCCGGCGGAGGCATGGACAGCGTCGCAGGCACCGACCTCCCGAACAGCGTCACGGGCGAGTTCGGCACGGTGGGCGGAGGCTACGGTAACACCAGCGGACAGGCCGCCTTTGTGGGTGGCGGGCTTGGCAACACCGCGAGCGGAGTTGGCTCCGCGATCTCGGGCGGCAGCGCCAACACGGCGAGCAACTTCTATACCGCCGTAGGCGGAGGACAGTCCAACCAGGCGCCGCAGCAGTACACAACGGTGGCGGGCGGTCGCGGCAACAAGGCGCAGGGCGACTTTTCAACTATCGGCGGCGGCCGCGACAACACCACCGGCACATATGAATCCGTGGTGAGCGGCGGACGGGCGAACCAGGCGACCGGAGGCAATGCCGCGGTTGGCGGCGGTTACGCGAACATCGCAAGCGGCTCCAGCGCCGTTATCCCCGGCGGCGATTTCAACGCGGCAACCGGCGCCTTCTCATTCGCAGCAGGGCTCCGTGCAAAGTCCAACCACGATGGCACGTTCGTCTGGGGCGATAACACCGCCGCGGACTTCACCTCCACCGGCGTCAACCAGTTCCTCATCCGAGCGGGAGGCGGCGTTGGGATCAACACGAACGCCCCCCTTTCGATGCTGGATGTCCTCGGCGATTCCCGGATCAGTGGCGCCGGTAACGGCCTGATCTTCCCGGACGGCACGAAGCAGACGACCGCGGCGGCGGGCGGCGGTTCCGGGTGGAGCCTCACCGGCAACGCGGGCACGAACCCGGGCAGCAATTTCATCGGCACCACGGACAATCAGCCTTTCACGGCGCGCGTCAATAACAGCCGGTCCCTCTTTATGCAGTACGTGCAGGTCCCGGACAGCACCTATCAGATTACCTCTGTCAATATCGCGAACGGGTACGGCCTTAACGCAATCACCCCCGGCGTCGCGGGCGCCACCATCGCCGGCGGGGGGATCCGGTACACAAATACCGTCAACAGCTCCTACGTGGACAATGTCAACACCATCACCGACCACTACGGAACGATCGGTGGAGGTTCGGGCAACACGGTAGGAAACGGCAACGCCGACCTCAATGACGCGCGCGGCAGCACCATCGCGGGCGGGGTGGGGAATCAGGCCACAAAGCGGTTTACTACAGTGGGCGGTGGGACCGCCAACTTCGCCACCGGCGATTACGACACCGTGGCGGGCGGCTGGAACAGCCAGGCCACCGGTGGCGCGGGCTTCATCGGAGGAGGTTGGAACCACAGGATGAGCGGGCAATGGGCCGTCATCGGAGGCGGGTATACCAACAGCGCAAGCGGCGCCGAGTCCACGGTGCCGGGCGGGGCCAACAATACCGCGGCCGGCATTTACTCCTTTGCCGCCGGCAACCACGCCAAGGCGAACCACGACGGCGCCTTCGTATGGGGAGACAGCGGGTTCGCCGACTTCGCTTCGACCAACGTCAACCAGTTCCTCATCCGCGCTTCCGGCGGAGTGGGTATCGGCACGAACGCTCCCGGGTACCCGCTGGATGTGCAGGGCGATATCAATGCCAGAGGGAATGTGCGCGCCAACGGAGTCGTCCTGTCATCCGATTCCCGTTACAAGACGAACGTGCGGACCCTCGACAACGCCCTCGGGGCCGTGTTGAATCTCCGCGGCGTTTCGTTCGACTGGAATCGCGCAAAGTGGCCGGAACACGGCTTCGCGGACGGGCCGCAGGTGGGTTTCATCGCTCAGGAGGTTGAGAAAGTGCTTCCGGAACTCGTGAGCGCGGATGCCCAGGGCTACAAATCGGTGGCGTATGCCAACATCGTTCCGATCACCGTGGAGGCCATCAAGGCACAGCAAAGGGAGATCCAGGAGAAGGACGCGCGCATCGCCGTCCTCGAGGCGAAGGCGGCGCGAGTGGATGAACTGGAAGCGCGTCTGACGCGTCTCGAGCAACTCCTGAACGCGAAGCCGGGTCCCAGCCGCTAG
- a CDS encoding carbohydrate ABC transporter permease: MKKVRFDDSAPRWYYALLLAGTLALAFPFAWMLSTSFKLAETVAEPGIHLWPNPVTVKGYVDAYAGAPWPSYLGNTLVITVLSVIGLVLTSSMAAFAFARLRAPRKEALFILVLATLMLPGQVTMIPAFIIFRSLGWYDTLLPLIVPAFFGSATFIFLIRQFFLTLPNDLEDAARIDGCGTWTIYWRIMLPLATPVLVTVSLFAFVGAWNDFMGPLIYLNSLDKRTLALGLVSFQNAWGTDITQVMAASTVITLPVLIVFFAFQRYFIEGVVTTGLKG, translated from the coding sequence ATGAAGAAGGTCCGTTTCGATGACTCCGCGCCCCGGTGGTATTACGCGCTGCTCCTCGCGGGGACGCTGGCCCTGGCGTTTCCGTTCGCGTGGATGCTGAGCACGTCGTTCAAGCTGGCGGAAACGGTCGCGGAGCCGGGGATTCACCTGTGGCCGAACCCCGTGACCGTGAAGGGGTACGTGGACGCGTATGCGGGGGCGCCGTGGCCCTCGTATCTCGGCAACACGCTTGTCATCACAGTTCTCAGCGTCATCGGTCTGGTACTGACCTCCTCTATGGCGGCGTTTGCATTCGCCCGGCTGCGCGCCCCGCGGAAGGAAGCGCTGTTCATACTCGTTCTCGCCACGCTGATGCTGCCCGGCCAGGTGACCATGATACCGGCGTTCATCATTTTCCGCAGCCTGGGCTGGTACGATACGCTTCTGCCGCTGATCGTGCCCGCCTTCTTCGGCAGCGCCACATTCATCTTCCTGATTCGCCAGTTCTTTCTGACCCTGCCCAACGACCTGGAGGACGCGGCACGCATCGACGGATGCGGCACGTGGACCATCTACTGGCGCATCATGCTGCCGCTGGCGACTCCCGTCCTCGTAACGGTGTCGCTGTTCGCCTTCGTAGGGGCGTGGAACGACTTCATGGGACCGCTCATCTATCTGAACAGCCTGGACAAACGAACCCTCGCGTTGGGCCTCGTGAGTTTCCAGAACGCATGGGGAACGGATATCACGCAGGTGATGGCGGCGAGTACGGTCATCACGCTGCCGGTGCTGATCGTCTTTTTCGCGTTCCAACGGTACTTTATCGAGGGCGTTGTGACCACCGGCCTGAAGGGGTAG
- a CDS encoding M28 family metallopeptidase — MERISEGHLERHLRRLTCDIGVRLAGTAEETAACEYVADEFRATGADVAVETFPVNVRRVQSQRLEVCIAGSWHEFACSLFSSTPGTQGMPVEAPIVFFEAPTDYQRSDLSHLRGKAVVHLGTHIESREHYRHLMDVEPAFLLIVDIRYPGTTPLADGMFPAYTQALGARPSVNVAFMDAWRWKVEGATSARLIVDGGMEPGASSNVIATLPGADDDGDILYLSAHHDTQADSPGADDNASGVSGLLELARVLAPLPRQRTVRLISFGAEEQLSVGSACYVRSHRGEIARRGRLMFNLDSYSSWLGWTEIVCNGPGELESYLKPFFGEEGIYPRFNHGIVPYADHFPFVAAGIPGLYLGRHNCTGGRFFNHRPDDDMSRVSLPVMASHVSSTARVMADAMQRETLPFEPRIPEGLRDRVELYWSDLFGGW, encoded by the coding sequence GTGGAACGGATTTCAGAGGGCCATCTCGAACGACATTTGCGGCGCCTGACGTGTGACATCGGCGTCCGCCTTGCGGGGACTGCTGAGGAAACGGCGGCTTGCGAGTATGTGGCGGACGAGTTCCGGGCCACCGGCGCGGATGTGGCGGTGGAGACGTTTCCGGTCAACGTGCGGCGCGTACAGTCGCAGCGCTTGGAGGTGTGCATCGCCGGGTCGTGGCACGAGTTTGCGTGTTCGCTGTTCAGCAGCACTCCCGGGACGCAGGGTATGCCGGTTGAAGCGCCCATTGTGTTCTTCGAAGCCCCTACCGACTATCAGCGGTCTGACCTCTCACACCTGCGGGGCAAGGCGGTCGTCCATTTGGGTACGCATATCGAGTCGCGAGAGCACTACCGGCACCTGATGGACGTGGAGCCTGCGTTCCTGCTCATCGTTGACATCCGCTACCCGGGAACCACGCCGCTTGCCGACGGTATGTTCCCCGCCTACACGCAGGCGTTGGGCGCCCGGCCGTCTGTCAACGTTGCTTTTATGGATGCGTGGCGGTGGAAGGTCGAGGGCGCCACATCCGCCCGCTTGATCGTTGACGGAGGCATGGAACCCGGAGCCTCCAGCAACGTCATCGCGACGCTCCCCGGCGCCGACGATGACGGCGACATCCTGTACCTGAGCGCGCACCACGATACCCAGGCGGATTCACCAGGGGCCGACGACAATGCGTCCGGCGTGAGCGGTCTGCTTGAGCTTGCCCGTGTGCTTGCGCCGCTGCCCCGCCAACGAACGGTTCGGCTCATCAGTTTCGGAGCGGAGGAGCAGTTGTCTGTTGGCAGCGCATGTTACGTGCGAAGCCACCGCGGCGAGATCGCCAGGCGAGGGCGGCTCATGTTCAACCTGGACAGCTACTCGTCGTGGTTGGGGTGGACCGAGATCGTGTGCAACGGGCCTGGCGAATTGGAATCGTACCTGAAGCCGTTCTTCGGCGAAGAGGGCATCTACCCACGCTTCAATCACGGGATCGTGCCGTACGCCGATCATTTTCCGTTCGTCGCCGCAGGAATTCCCGGATTGTACCTGGGAAGGCACAACTGCACGGGCGGGCGCTTCTTTAACCATCGCCCCGACGACGACATGAGCCGGGTCTCGCTCCCGGTGATGGCGTCGCATGTCTCTTCAACGGCGCGGGTCATGGCCGATGCAATGCAGCGGGAAACGCTCCCGTTCGAACCGCGCATACCGGAGGGTCTGCGCGATCGCGTTGAGCTGTACTGGAGCGACCTCTTCGGGGGTTGGTAG
- a CDS encoding PilT/PilU family type 4a pilus ATPase — protein MDEPDILMDMNESQTNLPLDKMLIRMAELDASDLYLKPGSPPTYRLNGVNTTFDDKVLFPEDTEALITPAMCARDQRILAERHGANLARSVQGVGRFRMNVYRQRGSVALVARRIKTEIPSLDNLQLPDILKEMVMQRNGLVFVTGATGCGKSTTLAAMIDFRNATVPGHIVTIEDPIEFLHPDKKSIVSQRELGVDCPSMEDAMKDALRQAPDVILVGEIRDAAIMEQAIAFAETGHLVLGTLHSTNANQTMERIINFFPQDHHQQTLMQLSLTLRAIVSQRLVNRADGNGRIAAVEVLTATQRVRDQIKKGEIDALKSTMRVNQEEGMQTFDMSLFDLQDAGLITKETAIANADSPADLRMQIRGFTAMSIT, from the coding sequence ATGGACGAACCTGACATCCTCATGGACATGAATGAATCGCAGACGAACCTGCCGCTGGACAAGATGCTTATCCGTATGGCGGAACTGGACGCGTCCGACCTCTATCTCAAGCCGGGGTCACCGCCAACCTATCGGCTGAACGGCGTGAACACAACTTTCGACGACAAGGTTCTTTTCCCGGAGGACACCGAAGCGCTCATCACTCCCGCGATGTGCGCCCGGGACCAGCGGATCTTGGCGGAACGCCACGGCGCCAACCTCGCGCGCAGCGTGCAGGGCGTGGGCCGCTTCCGCATGAACGTCTACCGCCAGCGCGGATCCGTGGCGCTGGTCGCCCGCCGCATCAAGACCGAGATTCCTTCCCTCGATAACCTGCAGTTGCCTGACATTTTGAAGGAAATGGTCATGCAGCGCAACGGACTCGTTTTTGTGACCGGCGCCACGGGCTGCGGCAAATCCACCACACTCGCCGCCATGATCGACTTCCGCAACGCCACGGTTCCGGGGCATATCGTCACCATTGAGGACCCGATCGAGTTCCTTCACCCGGACAAGAAGAGCATCGTCAGCCAGCGTGAACTCGGAGTTGATTGTCCGTCGATGGAAGACGCGATGAAGGACGCGCTGCGCCAGGCGCCGGACGTCATTCTGGTCGGCGAAATCCGGGATGCGGCGATTATGGAACAGGCAATCGCCTTCGCCGAAACCGGACACCTCGTCCTCGGCACGCTGCACAGCACCAACGCCAACCAGACGATGGAGCGCATCATTAACTTCTTCCCGCAGGACCACCATCAACAGACATTGATGCAGCTCTCCTTGACGCTTCGAGCCATCGTCTCGCAGCGCCTCGTGAACCGCGCCGACGGGAATGGCCGGATCGCCGCGGTGGAAGTCCTGACCGCCACGCAGCGCGTCCGGGACCAGATCAAGAAGGGCGAGATCGACGCGTTGAAGTCAACGATGCGCGTCAACCAGGAGGAGGGCATGCAGACGTTCGACATGTCACTGTTCGATCTCCAGGATGCCGGCCTGATCACGAAGGAAACCGCCATCGCCAACGCGGACAGCCCGGCGGATCTCCGCATGCAGATCCGCGGATTCACGGCGATGTCGATAACGTAG